A stretch of Endozoicomonas sp. SCSIO W0465 DNA encodes these proteins:
- the dnaA gene encoding chromosomal replication initiator protein DnaA, protein MPVPLELWQKCINILQDELSSQQFNTWIRPLKVMGDEHDLCLLAPNRFVADWVKEKFLPRIEEILDELSDGDSPAVALAVSNRRPPSLSKRPVRPRELQPRELQPRELQPRELQAGEPRPGEALPAATVSVSEKPVENPLKQAAIERSVVTHELVSSLPVAQDNTPEPDLVSEPISSSIPQDDDSRPTEELSQIKVNPLKEPVSDASEEPVTSARQVEVEGSIKHHSSLNTGFTFETFVEGKSNQLALAAARQVAENPGASYNPLFLYGGVGLGKTHLMHAVGNFLVKQNRSARVVYLHSERFVADMVKALQLNAINDFKKYYRSVDALLIDDIQFFAGKERSQEEFFHTFNALLEGGQQMILTCDRYPKEISGVEERLKSRFGWGLTVAVEPPELETRVAILMKKAEQQKVELPHEAAFFIAQRIRSNVRELEGALKRVIASAHFMGRRIDIDLIRESLKDLLALQDKQVSIDNIQRTVAEYFKIKVADILSKRRSRSVARPRQIAMALSKELTSHSLPEIGDAYGGRDHTTVLHACRKVKELVEVDNEIKSDYKNLLRSLTS, encoded by the coding sequence ATGCCTGTGCCCCTTGAGCTATGGCAAAAATGCATCAATATCTTGCAGGATGAGCTGTCTTCCCAGCAGTTCAATACCTGGATTCGTCCTTTGAAAGTGATGGGGGATGAACACGACCTGTGTTTGTTGGCTCCCAACCGGTTTGTTGCCGACTGGGTGAAAGAAAAGTTTTTACCACGAATCGAAGAGATTCTGGATGAACTGTCTGATGGTGATTCGCCAGCGGTAGCGTTGGCGGTTTCTAATCGCCGACCACCCTCACTGAGCAAGCGACCAGTACGTCCAAGAGAGCTTCAGCCAAGAGAGCTTCAGCCAAGAGAGCTTCAGCCAAGAGAGCTTCAGGCAGGAGAGCCTCGGCCAGGAGAAGCGCTGCCCGCTGCAACCGTATCCGTTTCGGAGAAACCCGTTGAGAACCCGCTTAAACAGGCGGCTATTGAGCGTTCAGTAGTCACCCATGAGCTGGTATCTTCACTGCCGGTTGCGCAGGACAATACACCTGAGCCCGATCTGGTGTCTGAGCCAATCAGCTCAAGTATCCCCCAGGATGATGACTCCAGACCAACGGAGGAACTTTCTCAGATTAAGGTCAATCCGTTGAAAGAGCCGGTGAGTGATGCGTCTGAAGAGCCGGTAACGTCTGCTCGGCAGGTTGAAGTAGAAGGTTCTATCAAACATCACAGCTCCCTTAATACGGGTTTCACGTTTGAAACGTTTGTTGAGGGTAAGTCAAACCAGTTGGCGCTCGCAGCAGCCCGACAGGTGGCAGAAAACCCCGGTGCTTCCTATAACCCACTGTTCTTATACGGCGGTGTAGGTTTGGGTAAAACGCACTTGATGCATGCGGTGGGTAATTTCCTGGTTAAACAGAACCGTAGTGCCAGGGTTGTTTATCTGCACTCCGAACGCTTTGTTGCGGATATGGTGAAAGCACTGCAGTTGAATGCCATTAATGACTTCAAAAAGTATTACCGTTCGGTTGATGCTTTACTGATTGACGATATCCAGTTCTTTGCCGGTAAAGAGCGCTCACAAGAAGAGTTTTTCCACACGTTCAATGCGTTGCTTGAAGGTGGTCAGCAGATGATTCTGACCTGTGACCGTTATCCAAAAGAGATCAGTGGCGTTGAGGAACGTCTGAAGTCTCGCTTCGGCTGGGGGTTAACGGTAGCCGTCGAACCACCTGAGTTGGAAACCCGGGTGGCTATTCTGATGAAAAAAGCGGAGCAACAGAAAGTGGAGCTTCCCCATGAAGCTGCCTTCTTTATTGCTCAGAGAATTCGGTCAAATGTTCGTGAACTGGAAGGTGCTCTGAAGCGGGTGATTGCCAGTGCTCACTTTATGGGACGCCGTATTGATATTGATCTGATCCGCGAGTCCCTGAAAGACCTGTTGGCTTTACAGGATAAACAGGTCAGTATAGATAATATTCAACGAACGGTTGCTGAGTATTTCAAGATAAAGGTGGCTGATATTTTATCCAAGCGTCGCAGTCGTTCGGTGGCAAGGCCAAGGCAAATCGCCATGGCACTCTCGAAAGAGTTGACCAGTCATAGCTTACCGGAGATTGGTGATGCCTATGGCGGACGGGACCATACCACCGTTCTTCACGCCTGCCGTAAAGTAAAAGAACTGGTCGAAGTGGATAACGAGATCAAAAGCGATTACAAAAATCTGTTGCGCTCTCTGACGAGTTAA
- the dnaN gene encoding DNA polymerase III subunit beta: MKFTINREALLKPLQLVAGVVERRQTLPVLSNVLMVVDGDQLSLTGTDLEVELVGRVAPEDVAEAGEITVPARKLMDICKSLPENTMIEVRQDDQRIKVKAGRSRFTLSTLPASEFPSIEEEAGSVSFTVGQARLRRLIDRTGFAMAQQDVRYYLNGMLLEVSQNCLRAVATDGHRLAMCSVDADINQQEKHQVIVPRKGILEMARLLTEGDESVHISLGANHIRAKTGDFMFTSKLVDGKFPDYERVIPKGGNKIIVGERQELRQAFQRASILSNEKYRGIRLILSDGQLKVIANNPEQEEAEEELSLAYHGDSMEIGFNVSYLLDVLSVLSGDSIKMTLSDPNSSALLEESESGDSTYVVMPMRL, translated from the coding sequence ATGAAATTTACCATTAATCGGGAAGCATTACTTAAGCCACTTCAGCTGGTTGCCGGCGTGGTTGAGCGCAGACAGACGCTGCCGGTATTGTCGAATGTGTTGATGGTCGTCGATGGAGATCAGCTCTCTTTAACCGGTACCGACCTGGAAGTTGAACTGGTTGGTCGGGTAGCCCCTGAGGATGTTGCTGAAGCCGGAGAGATTACGGTGCCGGCCAGAAAGCTGATGGATATCTGTAAGTCTCTGCCTGAAAATACCATGATTGAGGTGCGTCAGGATGATCAGAGAATCAAGGTAAAGGCTGGCCGATCCCGTTTTACTCTTTCCACTCTACCGGCGAGTGAGTTTCCCAGTATTGAAGAAGAGGCCGGATCCGTATCCTTTACGGTTGGTCAGGCCCGTCTTCGTCGCCTGATTGATCGTACCGGCTTTGCCATGGCTCAGCAGGATGTTCGCTACTATCTGAACGGTATGTTGCTGGAAGTCAGCCAGAACTGTCTCCGTGCCGTAGCTACCGATGGCCACCGCCTGGCCATGTGCAGTGTCGATGCCGATATCAACCAGCAGGAAAAGCATCAGGTTATCGTACCCCGTAAAGGCATTCTTGAGATGGCTCGTTTGCTGACTGAAGGCGATGAGAGTGTTCATATTTCACTTGGTGCGAATCATATCCGTGCCAAAACCGGTGACTTTATGTTTACCTCAAAACTGGTCGACGGTAAGTTCCCTGACTATGAGCGGGTCATCCCTAAGGGTGGCAACAAGATCATCGTTGGTGAGCGTCAGGAGCTGCGTCAGGCATTTCAGCGCGCTTCTATTCTTTCCAACGAGAAATACCGGGGTATCCGTTTGATCCTTTCTGACGGCCAGCTTAAGGTTATCGCTAATAACCCGGAGCAGGAAGAGGCAGAAGAAGAGTTGAGTCTGGCTTATCACGGTGACTCAATGGAGATTGGCTTTAACGTCAGCTACCTGCTGGATGTGCTTTCTGTTCTTTCTGGTGATTCCATCAAGATGACGCTCTCAGACCCTAACAGCAGTGCACTTCTTGAGGAGTCAGAGTCTGGTGACTCCACCTATGTTGTGATGCCCATGAGGCTGTAA